TCTCAGGCTTATCTGTAGTAATTTCTTCAAATGTAGAAACAGACATATTACGGCGGCCAGCCGACGTTGGTTTATATTTCTTAATTGCCATTGTGATTTCCCTCCTTCACTTCCGAATACTAGACTTCAAATAATTCAATTGGTTTACTATCTTTCGTTAAAGTAACGATCGCTTTTTTCCAAGCAGATGTATATCCACTATATCTACCATAACGCTTTGGCTTTGCAGGCATTTTAATGGTATTGACCTTCTCAACCTTTACGCCAAAAATATCCTCAATCGCTTGTTTAATCTCTGTCTTGTTCGCTTTCATCTCTACTTCAAAGACATATTTATTTCCTTCCATTAGTTCAGTAGATCTTTCAGTAATGACCGGGCGCTTAATGATATCGCGTGGATTTTTCATCATGCAAGCACCTCCTCTACTTTCGCTACAGCCTCTTTTGTCATGATTAAATGATCATGTCTCATAATATCCAGAACGTTAATCCCCTCTACAGAAACGAATTTTACACCAGGAATATTACGTGCAGATAATGCAATGGTATCATTATAATCACGATCAACAATCAAGACTTTGCGAACTGCTTTTAGGTTATTTAAGATGCTAACCATGTCTTTTGTTTTGGGTTGAGCTAATGTTAACTCGTCTAATACAATCATTTGAGCATCGAGAACTTTCGATGAAAGCGCAGATTTAAGCGCTAAACGACGAACCTTTTTCGGTAATTTGTATGCATAGCTACGAGGTGTAGGCCCAAATACTGTACCACCACCTACCCATTGTGGAGCACGAATGCTACCTTGACGTGCACGTCCAGTTCCTTTTTGACGCCATGGTTTACGTCCGCCACCACTTACTTCAGAACGTCCTTTTGTTTTATGAGTTCCTCGGCGTTCAGAAGCTTGTTGCATAAGCACCGCATCATGAAGTACTGCTACATTTGGCTTAATCCCAAAGATTGCATCAGATAATTCCAATTCACCTACTTGAGCACCGCTCATATTATATAAAGCTAC
This Tepidibacillus fermentans DNA region includes the following protein-coding sequences:
- the rplW gene encoding 50S ribosomal protein L23, with amino-acid sequence MKNPRDIIKRPVITERSTELMEGNKYVFEVEMKANKTEIKQAIEDIFGVKVEKVNTIKMPAKPKRYGRYSGYTSAWKKAIVTLTKDSKPIELFEV
- the rplD gene encoding 50S ribosomal protein L4 — protein: MPKVALYNMSGAQVGELELSDAIFGIKPNVAVLHDAVLMQQASERRGTHKTKGRSEVSGGGRKPWRQKGTGRARQGSIRAPQWVGGGTVFGPTPRSYAYKLPKKVRRLALKSALSSKVLDAQMIVLDELTLAQPKTKDMVSILNNLKAVRKVLIVDRDYNDTIALSARNIPGVKFVSVEGINVLDIMRHDHLIMTKEAVAKVEEVLA